GCGAACAGGTAGGTTTCGAGGGCCTACCTCCGATCTGTGAAGATCGAGGAGATGGCGAATCCTGCTCACCAACTGATGAGAAGGTGTTCGATGAGATCTGGCGCTTTACAAGCAGGGTAGTCATCGCACAAATTAACCTGGCCAACTCCCGCGCTGGTGAGACATGGAAACCAAATCCAGCTACCCGTCTCTTTACCCCTACACGTGGGGCAAGGGTCCTTGCGGCCATAAGGAAGGCGGTAGTTCCTTACTACAATACGTACTCCTGCGAGGTTGTAGCGGCAGAGTGCAGCACTATCAAGATAGATAAGGCTAAGATCAGGGTTATCTTTAGTGGCCTCTATACTAGGGTGCCGAAGGGTCTTGAATCCCTAGGATATGACAAGGAGAGGCGTAAAAAACGTCTTGAGGAACTATTGAGGAAGCTTCCAAAGAGCGTAACGGTCTGCCCTCAGTAACGTTGCATCTGTTGGGCTAAGACGATTTATCCGAATCCACATTCCCCTTAAAACCATCCTATATAGATGTGCTCCACTCTTTTTATTGGGGAGAGTATGTCTGTCCCCCTCTTGGCACACTGCTTGCTGTAGTTTGGAGTAGTGATAAGGACGATGGCAACATAACGTTATAGGACCTACGAGCATACCTAAGGAACATATGAAAACACCCTCTACCAGTAGCAAAATAGCCCAGGTGGCCCTCCTAGCTGAGCAACGCCGCACGCGTCCGGCACCTGGTGAGATGGAGATGACTGAGTTCGGTCGTACTATCCAGTCGCTACTAGGCAAAAAAAGCCCTAATGAGAAGGTAAGTGAGGAGGGGCTTTTTGCCGCCGCTGTATTTAGCCAGATCAAGAGCAAATTTGGCTCAGAGATGGCGCAGGACTTTAAATCTACGTTTAAGCTCACTCTGATTGACAAGACAAAAAACGAAAGGCTTCCCTCAGCGGAGCGCGCTACCAAAGAGGCTTTAAAATTCTTCGTAAAGGCTACGATCATCACCAAAGAAGAGGCCAGGTCAATTCGGAATATTGCAACCCAAGTTGCGCAACTCGATGATAAGGCACCTCTGTGGGACGATTTTCGTGGACTCGATAATTCAATCGCCGTCACCTCCTTTGGAATAGCCCAGGTTCAAATTCAGCAACGGTTGGCTGAGGCAACTGGAGAAACATTTACCTCTTCGCAAAAGCCTACAACAAGCAAGGCTAGCTATCAGGCAGAACCTGCTGCGGCTCAGCCAAAAGGAAGCAAACCTTCCTCCCGGCGAATAAAGTTATTCGGGTAATATTTATCCTGCTCGATTTTTCACAAACCAGTCGCAAAAGAGCTGCATTCCGTGACGGAATGATGTCTTAGGATCATAATCTAGCAGACGCCTAGCCTTTGAGATATCAGCGCTTGTAATATCAACATCCCCCAATTGTGCTGGAAGTAGCTCTATCGCCAATTTCTTGCTCGCTACCTCTTCGACAGTTTCAAGCGCTTCATTGAGCGAAACGGTAGCCGAGTTTCCTAGATTAAAGATCTCAAAACCGAACTCCCGGTCGAGCGCATTTACGAAACCACAAACAAAGTCATCGATGTAGGTATAATCTCTGCGAGTTGAGCCATCACCGAACTTTCTGATCGTTGATCCACTTAGAGCCGCCGATAAAAACAGCCAGGGTGCCATATCCGGCCTTCCGCGTGGGCCGTATACGGTAAATGGACGAACCACATTAATATTCATGCCATAGAGGCTGTAATAGGTATAACTCAAAACCTCTGTAGCCTTCTTAGTTGCGGCATAGGGCGATATAGGTCGATCCGTAGCCGAGTCATCCTCCCTAAACGGAACCTGTTTTGAGTTACCGTAGACGGATGATGATGATGTAACGACCGTGTTTAGTACCTGCGCGTTGCGCGCCGCCTCAAGAACCGAGAGGGTGCCACGTATGTTCGCCTCCTGATAGATAAAGGGATCTTCGATCGACGGTCGCACCCCCGCTCTTGCCGCCAGGTGCGCTACATGCGTAATTGAACGCCCTGCAAATACCCGTTTGAGAAGATCTCTATCACAGATATCGCCCTCAACAAAGCTGAACCTTGCATGAGCAGCTAGTTGCGCTAGGTTTTCTCGCTTGTAGGAGACAGGATAGTAGTCGTTGATATTATCGATACCAATTACGGTATCTCCACGTGCCAAGAGATGCTCGGCTACATGTGAGCCGATAAATCCTGCAGCACCAGTAACAAGAACAGTTTTCATGCGATGTCGCTATTCAGCATAAATTACAGGCTATCAGACCCAGTATCCTCTAGCGCGCTGCAGTTCGGTACCACTCAAGGGTATGCGCTAACCCCTTAGCAAACTCCATCGTTGGGGCCCATCCAAGAACCTTTTTGGCCTTAGAATTATCGATACAGCTACGCATCTGCTCACCGGCCTTGGCGGGTGCAGATTGAACCTCGGCTGTTGGACAGGCGAGATCCCTAAGGCGCTCAGCTAGCTCCATCACCGTTGTTTCTTGAGCCGTTCCGATATTAAATTCTCCGACACTTTGAGTATCAACTGCGCGCCCAACCGCTTCAGCAACATCCTCAACGTAGACGAAATCTCTGGTCTGCATCCCTGTGCCATTCACTGCTATTGATTTCCCAGCAAGGAGCCTTTCACAGAAGATCGCAACAACCCCCGCCTCGCCGTGGGGATTTTGGCGCGGCCCGTAAACATTTGATAGGCGTAGTGCTGTGCTCGTTACGCCCCACACACGCGACCAAAACTCTAGATACATCTCTCCAACTCGCTTCGAGAGTCCGTATACGCTCTCCGGGTTAACGGTATGACCCTCTGGAGCAGGGAAGCACTCCTGCTCACCGTAGACAGCACCACCAGAGGAGAGGAACACAACGTGTGTCCCCTTTCTACCGCGCAGTGGGGTAAGGATAT
This genomic interval from Pseudomonadota bacterium contains the following:
- a CDS encoding GDP-mannose 4,6-dehydratase; protein product: MKTVLVTGAAGFIGSHVAEHLLARGDTVIGIDNINDYYPVSYKRENLAQLAAHARFSFVEGDICDRDLLKRVFAGRSITHVAHLAARAGVRPSIEDPFIYQEANIRGTLSVLEAARNAQVLNTVVTSSSSVYGNSKQVPFREDDSATDRPISPYAATKKATEVLSYTYYSLYGMNINVVRPFTVYGPRGRPDMAPWLFLSAALSGSTIRKFGDGSTRRDYTYIDDFVCGFVNALDREFGFEIFNLGNSATVSLNEALETVEEVASKKLAIELLPAQLGDVDITSADISKARRLLDYDPKTSFRHGMQLFCDWFVKNRAG
- a CDS encoding GDP-mannose 4,6-dehydratase encodes the protein MAKVLVTGGAGFIGSHIVDRLCARSHEVHVLDDLSSGAQRNLAAGVPLHKLDMRSDEARKIVTELKPDFIVHAAAQVSVRVSMDQPALDTDLNVTGLVNILTPLRGRKGTHVVFLSSGGAVYGEQECFPAPEGHTVNPESVYGLSKRVGEMYLEFWSRVWGVTSTALRLSNVYGPRQNPHGEAGVVAIFCERLLAGKSIAVNGTGMQTRDFVYVEDVAEAVGRAVDTQSVGEFNIGTAQETTVMELAERLRDLACPTAEVQSAPAKAGEQMRSCIDNSKAKKVLGWAPTMEFAKGLAHTLEWYRTAAR